Proteins found in one Oncorhynchus mykiss isolate Arlee chromosome 17, USDA_OmykA_1.1, whole genome shotgun sequence genomic segment:
- the LOC110494740 gene encoding major histocompatibility complex class I-related gene protein isoform X2, whose translation MLHKATLQNHGQTVNLFVCSFILHHCQRRGYHITDKINDEAQDGSYVLGTMYHHMKERSFRLKHHLNLTEGVHVQQRIGGCEILHNGEPALIMTKNSFNGIFADYAVYYNMTHFTYDSGQLLLGYNWMRQATERTLYANVWLPICINTLKKCLNREKNFVMRRVPPRLRLIKKEVSGDLQVICLAFGFYPRHINLTLLRDGHPVAEQELTGGEVLPSGDGTYQLRKSIYVSTEKLREKHNYTCTASHLSLNNKLDVSWESGAERVHLFILSAPLVMALIVILFCILICLARRIRAASQNLQLASVDALEADERNLSSDSEI comes from the exons ATGCTACACAAGGCTACacttcaaaatcatgggcaaacTGTCAATCTTTTTGTTTGTTCTTTCATTTTACACCATTGTCAACGCAG GGGTTACCATATTACAGACAAAATAAATGACGAAGCTCAGGATGGAAGTTATGTACTTGGAACTATGTACCACCACATGAAAGAGAGATCATTTCGCCTAAAGCACCACTTAAATCTCACGGAAGGTGTTCACGTTCAGCAAAGAATTGGTGGCTGTGAGATATTGCACAATGGTGAACCGGCCCTGATCATGACAAAGAACTCTTTTAATGGAATTTTTGCAGATTATGCGGTATATTACAACATGACACATTTTACATATGATTCTGGGCAACTCCTACTAGGATATAATTGGATGAGGCAAGCAACTGAAAGAACACTTTATGCTAATGTTTGGCTTCCTATTTGCATCAACACACTGAAAAAATGCCTGAACAGAGAGAAGAACTTTGTGATGCGGAGAGTGCCTCCCAGACTCAGGTTGATAAAGAAAGAGGTTTCTGGAGACCTCCAGGTGATCTGCCTGGCGTTTGGTTTCTACCCCCGCCACATCAACTTGACCCTGCTGAGAGACGGCCATCCAGTGGCAGAACAGGAGCTGACAGGGGGGGAGGTACTGCCTAGTGGAGACGGGACCTACCAGCTGAGGAAGAGTATTTATGTCAGTACTGAGAAGCTAAGGGAGAAACACAACTACACCTGCACTGCCTCTCACCTCAGTCTGAACAACAAGCTGGATGTCAGTTGGGAGTCTGGGGCAGAGAGAGTTCACCTATTCATCCTCTCAGCTCCACTGGTGATGGCGCTGATTGTTATTCTGTTCTGCATTTTAATTTGCCTCGCAAGGAGGATACGCGCCGCATCGCAGAATTTGCAACTAGCCAGCGTTGATGCATTAGAGGCAGATGAAAGGAACTTGTCATCAGATTCTGAGATCTAA
- the LOC110494740 gene encoding major histocompatibility complex class I-related gene protein isoform X1 gives MGKLSIFLFVLSFYTIVNAGSGSHSLWALATYIIGETPFPEFTVVLMLDDVQIGYYDSNIKLSVYRGYHITDKINDEAQDGSYVLGTMYHHMKERSFRLKHHLNLTEGVHVQQRIGGCEILHNGEPALIMTKNSFNGIFADYAVYYNMTHFTYDSGQLLLGYNWMRQATERTLYANVWLPICINTLKKCLNREKNFVMRRVPPRLRLIKKEVSGDLQVICLAFGFYPRHINLTLLRDGHPVAEQELTGGEVLPSGDGTYQLRKSIYVSTEKLREKHNYTCTASHLSLNNKLDVSWESGAERVHLFILSAPLVMALIVILFCILICLARRIRAASQNLQLASVDALEADERNLSSDSEI, from the exons atgggcaaacTGTCAATCTTTTTGTTTGTTCTTTCATTTTACACCATTGTCAACGCAG GTTCAGGATCACATTCTCTGTGGGCACTTGCAACATACATAATCGGAGAGACACCTTTCCCTGAGTTTACAGTTGTGTTGATGTTGGATGATGTTCAAATAGGTTACTATGACTCCAACATTAAACTGTCTGTCTACAGGGGTTACCATATTACAGACAAAATAAATGACGAAGCTCAGGATGGAAGTTATGTACTTGGAACTATGTACCACCACATGAAAGAGAGATCATTTCGCCTAAAGCACCACTTAAATCTCACGGAAGGTGTTCACGTTCAGCAAAGAATTGGTGGCTGTGAGATATTGCACAATGGTGAACCGGCCCTGATCATGACAAAGAACTCTTTTAATGGAATTTTTGCAGATTATGCGGTATATTACAACATGACACATTTTACATATGATTCTGGGCAACTCCTACTAGGATATAATTGGATGAGGCAAGCAACTGAAAGAACACTTTATGCTAATGTTTGGCTTCCTATTTGCATCAACACACTGAAAAAATGCCTGAACAGAGAGAAGAACTTTGTGATGCGGAGAGTGCCTCCCAGACTCAGGTTGATAAAGAAAGAGGTTTCTGGAGACCTCCAGGTGATCTGCCTGGCGTTTGGTTTCTACCCCCGCCACATCAACTTGACCCTGCTGAGAGACGGCCATCCAGTGGCAGAACAGGAGCTGACAGGGGGGGAGGTACTGCCTAGTGGAGACGGGACCTACCAGCTGAGGAAGAGTATTTATGTCAGTACTGAGAAGCTAAGGGAGAAACACAACTACACCTGCACTGCCTCTCACCTCAGTCTGAACAACAAGCTGGATGTCAGTTGGGAGTCTGGGGCAGAGAGAGTTCACCTATTCATCCTCTCAGCTCCACTGGTGATGGCGCTGATTGTTATTCTGTTCTGCATTTTAATTTGCCTCGCAAGGAGGATACGCGCCGCATCGCAGAATTTGCAACTAGCCAGCGTTGATGCATTAGAGGCAGATGAAAGGAACTTGTCATCAGATTCTGAGATCTAA